A window of the Phycisphaerae bacterium genome harbors these coding sequences:
- a CDS encoding dihydroorotate dehydrogenase: protein MQTADSPTGIDLTVRLGRLVLRNPVLTVSGTCGYGDEYAPFMDISVLGAFTTKSVTLNQRRGNEPPRIVETASGMLNAIGLANVGLERFINEKLPVLSDLDVPVLVNVAGHSIEEYRTVCGRLDPYDAIAGLELNVSCPNVSDGLVFGTDADALSRLVASVRKVVKRSLLIVKLSPNVTDITKTARAAIDAGADCLSLINTFVGMAIDVERQRPILANRTGGLSGPAIKPLALNLVSRVYREVAGSANIPLIGMGGIRTWSDAVEFILAGATAVGIGTALFIDPTTPVKVLEGVEAYLRRHRLKSVSELIGRLRFDKNEHPAG from the coding sequence ATTCCCCGACCGGCATCGATCTGACCGTGCGCCTGGGCCGCCTGGTGCTGCGGAACCCGGTTTTGACGGTCTCGGGCACCTGTGGTTACGGCGATGAGTATGCCCCTTTCATGGACATCAGCGTCCTTGGAGCCTTCACCACCAAAAGCGTGACGCTTAACCAGCGTCGTGGAAATGAGCCCCCCAGAATCGTGGAGACCGCCAGCGGGATGCTGAACGCCATCGGCCTGGCCAACGTGGGCCTTGAACGATTCATCAACGAAAAGCTTCCCGTCCTGAGCGACCTGGATGTGCCCGTTCTTGTGAACGTAGCCGGCCATAGCATTGAAGAGTACAGGACCGTCTGCGGGCGACTTGACCCCTATGATGCGATAGCCGGTCTCGAATTGAACGTCAGTTGTCCCAACGTGTCCGACGGCCTGGTGTTCGGCACTGATGCCGACGCATTGAGCCGCTTGGTCGCGAGCGTCCGGAAAGTGGTCAAGCGGTCCCTGCTGATCGTCAAACTGTCACCCAACGTGACCGACATCACCAAGACGGCTCGGGCAGCGATCGATGCAGGAGCGGATTGCCTCTCGCTGATCAACACGTTCGTCGGCATGGCCATCGATGTCGAGAGACAGCGACCTATTCTGGCCAACCGCACGGGCGGTCTGAGCGGTCCGGCCATCAAGCCGCTGGCCCTGAATCTGGTCAGTCGCGTCTATCGCGAAGTGGCGGGCTCAGCGAACATCCCTCTGATCGGAATGGGTGGCATACGCACCTGGAGCGATGCCGTGGAGTTCATCCTGGCGGGTGCGACCGCCGTCGGCATCGGCACGGCCCTGTTCATCGACCCCACCACACCTGTGAAAGTCCTGGAAGGCGTGGAAGCCTATCTTCGCCGACACCGTCTCAAGTCGGTCAGCGAGCTGATCGGCCGTCTCAGGTTCGACAAAAATGAGCACCCCGCCGGCTGA